In the genome of Calothrix sp. PCC 6303, the window GCATTGCTTCGCATATCCCGGTTATTGCTTCCCCTGCATTCCTCGCTTTGACTTTAAATCCGCTTGTATCGGTAATTTGAACTGCTGGTCCCCCCAAATCCAAACAAATTACGGGTTTGCCAGCAGCCATTGCTTCGATGCATACCGTCGGTGAAAAATCGTGCAAACTGGGATGGATTAAAACACTACTTGTTCCTAAAATTTCTAGGGTTTGGTGTCGCGATAGCTCACCTAAGAACTTAACTTTGTTAACGATTCCCAATTCCCTTACTAAAGTCTCTAATTGGGAACGTTGAGAACCATCCCCCACAATCCAGTATTCGCTTTCTGGGATATTTGCCCGTGCAAAAGCTCTTAAACCCAAGTCAAACCCCTTCCAGTGCAGCAGACGACCGATACTAATAAATCGGATGGGATTATGATTTGGTGAAATGGTATGTTTTTCCAAAATTTCCCAATCTTCGCGATCGATTCCCGTTTGTCCCAAAATTTGTTTGACTCGTTTTGCTCCCAATTTAGTCACGCGATCGCTTGTTTCTCGCGTACATACCAAAATCATCGCGCTCCGCTTTGCCGTCAATTTTACGAAGGGATCGAATTCCCCAATTCGACAACTCAAACTTCGCAACAATTCATGTAATTTTCCCTGTCGATCGAAATTCTTCCAAAAGCCTTTTGGTGCAACTTCCCCACCTCCAACTGGTCCCCAAATAAAAGGAACGGGAAGCAACGCCAGAAACACTGGGTAGCAATAGCGACCATAGGTGACATGGTGGATAAGATCGAATTTTTCTTGGGAATGTAAATTGCGGGCGGCAAAATAAATTCCCAATTGCCAAAAATAATAGTGCAAGTAGACGACGGTACGTTCTTTACGCCACCAAATCAGCCATTGTGGTAAATCGTAATAATATACTTTTAATTCCGGTAGGGGATTTAGTTGCAACTCGGCTTCGATACTGGGATGGTTATCCTTACGGGTAATTAACCATACTTCTTGGCAATGGCGGGCTAATTCCCGTACCGTACTCCAACCTACACCCCCTTCCGAGCCGATTTTGGGTTTACAAGCATAGGCAGAAATGAGAATTTTCCAAGGTTTTTTCATCGGTTGTTGGATTCTAGTCATCGCTATTTGATAATTACCTGTTGCAATTCTTTGCTAACAATTTCCGTATATAGTTGTGCTAGCGATTTCGCTTTGGCATTCCAGTTATATAAATCCTTTACCCTGTTTTTTCCTGCTTCACCCATCTGCGATCGCAATTGGGCATCGGTTGCCAATTTTGCCATTGCTGCTGCCAAATCTGCCACCGCTTGCTCGGGATTAATTGCGTGCACCTTGATTCCAGTTTGCGGGGTAACCTGGGTTGCCGGACCACCCAAATCCAAACAAATCACGGGACGACCAGTTGCCATCGCTTCTAAACATACCTGTCCCCCCGATTCGTGCAAGCTGGGATGTACCAAAATTGACGCTTGACTCAAAATTTCCAGGGTTTCCTGACGGGATCGATGGTTCCAAAATTTGACCCGATTCCCAATCCCTAATTCTTCCACTAGAGCAAGTAATTGGGCTTTTTCCGCACCATCTCCCACAATCCAATATTCCACATCTCCAGGTAAATTAGCCTGGGCAAAAGCTCGCAA includes:
- a CDS encoding glycosyltransferase family 4 protein; this encodes MTRIQQPMKKPWKILISAYACKPKIGSEGGVGWSTVRELARHCQEVWLITRKDNHPSIEAELQLNPLPELKVYYYDLPQWLIWWRKERTVVYLHYYFWQLGIYFAARNLHSQEKFDLIHHVTYGRYCYPVFLALLPVPFIWGPVGGGEVAPKGFWKNFDRQGKLHELLRSLSCRIGEFDPFVKLTAKRSAMILVCTRETSDRVTKLGAKRVKQILGQTGIDREDWEILEKHTISPNHNPIRFISIGRLLHWKGFDLGLRAFARANIPESEYWIVGDGSQRSQLETLVRELGIVNKVKFLGELSRHQTLEILGTSSVLIHPSLHDFSPTVCIEAMAAGKPVICLDLGGPAVQITDTSGFKVKARNAGEAITGICEAMQKLAVNREMVSTMAIAAKTRAREEYTWDIKGLSIVRLYEEVLHREVLTHA